From a region of the Mycolicibacterium sp. MU0050 genome:
- the eccCa gene encoding type VII secretion protein EccCa, with translation MSKRGFVRAPRKPAPTVPPARVAVNPPLELPEREPRNILLMIAIPALLVAIIGTLIVMYTSGARSMRGGFFPMIGLVAFAAMMFSGRFGRGRKMTWGEQEKQRRIYLRQLDEDRDEIQRAAQDQRRSQLFVHGDPQQLDTVIGGPRMWERRNTDDDFLDVRLGIGIQQSNESAVSLQWPEVPVGEELEPVTGRALRDFILEQSKIRGIGKVLSLRSKPGFSFLGSDMDELHGLMRAVLCSLAVYHSPGDLKIMVVTRHPEAWQWLVWLPHNQHDEMFDACGLRRLVFTSPMDLEVALDSELHRKGRGPWAPPSGSSPLAMPSPMETPGAGALGPHWVIIDDAVGTPEQWEGITGQKGMAGITVLRLATRPGVGVGFAEEDERFELREGRLRHRDAFYAVADMLAESTADRYARAIARWSPTTAGELSQTDSQGGELLRLLGIDDPRKIEVDRLWAERRGRGDPKWGMVPVGVRPSGELEHIILRAKDFGGYGFHSVVIGTSGSGKSEYFLSLCNGIALTHSPETFIIIFVDMKFESAAQDLEGLPHVAGSLSNLGKDDRHLAERMRKAINGEIARRYRLFKEAGARDANEYEEMRLAGRDLEPVPILLVIIDEYLELFHHHQDWIDLVIHIGQEGRGCNVFFTLGGQRLDLSSLSKAKSNIAFRVALRAETAEDSRDVIGSDAALHLPSQQNGYALLKVGPRDLEQFRCFYVSAPYVLPKKASTAGKTVDLSFRQPRALTWEYQPLSDEDNAALAVMDEPEEPDEFLYHADGFKKKKLLEVIRDSLLAHPARPPHQIWLPPLEESECADALVQRFRGRPWHVDYGQNPGLVIPVGIVDIPEDHEQRVHVLDVEMDNVMVVGTAQRGKSSTLMTLMMSASLMYRPERVTFFCIGATLYAVEDLPHVAGVVSVTDTEGVSRTIATLEGLIRAREAAFKHYQIDISEFRARRFGAAGGGGTDPDDKFGDVFLVVDNFGDLYEKDMALGDRVIALARQGLSYGVHVMTSATSWLVGQRQALVGVSNARIELRLSNPDETAMNSGIEHRKAARRVLDRPGFGITKTSHELLVGIPEITGPNGERVGTRQVGRVIAGVTGADRVEQLVRLPDRIELGEIVTAHRDLPASVDPWSIPFALGETALQPVSLQTRVTPNLLVVGRQGCGKTSTLAAIGQSIMATLSPEQAQIVIIDPKTSLIGKVQGPHVRAYAYTADDVDQMLESLAAELQDRLPPSGLSQEELLTRTSWEGPHYFVLIDDEQELRPNGAVLGKPAAVGPLLPLIERSREIGLHVIASRLPGNWAGASAMNPLLQRLTSSRTPTLFMDNDPTSVRVYARIPAQQLPPGRGQLVSTEGEIEGILVGHPEPGPPTSAEIVSAPAPDRP, from the coding sequence ATGTCCAAGAGGGGTTTCGTACGCGCACCGCGCAAACCGGCACCAACGGTGCCGCCGGCGCGCGTCGCGGTCAATCCGCCGCTGGAATTGCCCGAGCGCGAGCCGCGGAACATCCTGTTGATGATCGCGATTCCAGCACTGCTGGTGGCCATCATCGGCACCCTCATCGTGATGTACACCTCCGGCGCGCGGTCCATGCGGGGCGGCTTCTTCCCGATGATCGGGCTGGTCGCGTTCGCGGCGATGATGTTCAGTGGGCGGTTCGGTCGCGGCCGCAAGATGACCTGGGGGGAGCAGGAGAAGCAGCGCCGGATCTACCTGCGGCAGTTGGATGAGGACCGCGACGAGATCCAGCGCGCCGCGCAGGATCAACGGCGATCCCAGCTATTCGTCCACGGGGACCCGCAGCAGTTGGACACGGTGATCGGCGGACCACGGATGTGGGAGCGCCGCAACACCGACGACGACTTCCTCGATGTCCGGCTCGGGATCGGAATTCAGCAATCCAACGAATCCGCCGTCTCGTTGCAATGGCCCGAGGTGCCCGTCGGTGAGGAACTCGAACCGGTGACCGGGCGCGCGCTGCGCGACTTCATCCTGGAACAGAGCAAGATTCGCGGCATCGGCAAGGTGCTGAGCCTGCGGTCGAAACCCGGCTTCAGCTTCCTCGGCTCCGACATGGACGAGCTGCACGGCCTGATGCGTGCGGTGCTGTGCTCGTTGGCGGTGTACCACAGCCCAGGCGACCTGAAGATCATGGTGGTCACCCGGCATCCCGAAGCCTGGCAATGGCTGGTGTGGTTGCCCCACAACCAGCACGACGAGATGTTCGACGCGTGTGGGCTGCGCCGGCTGGTGTTCACCTCCCCGATGGACCTCGAGGTGGCGCTGGACTCCGAACTGCACCGCAAGGGCCGCGGGCCGTGGGCCCCGCCGTCGGGAAGCAGTCCGTTGGCGATGCCGTCGCCGATGGAAACCCCGGGCGCCGGCGCCCTCGGCCCGCACTGGGTGATCATCGATGACGCCGTGGGAACCCCCGAGCAGTGGGAGGGCATCACCGGCCAGAAGGGCATGGCGGGAATCACGGTGCTGCGGTTGGCCACCCGCCCCGGCGTCGGCGTGGGCTTCGCCGAGGAGGACGAACGGTTCGAGCTGCGCGAGGGGCGGTTGCGGCACCGCGACGCCTTCTACGCCGTCGCCGACATGCTGGCCGAGAGCACGGCGGATCGCTACGCGCGGGCCATCGCCCGCTGGTCCCCGACCACCGCCGGCGAGCTCTCCCAGACCGACAGCCAGGGCGGGGAGCTGCTGCGGCTGCTGGGCATCGACGATCCCCGCAAGATCGAGGTGGATCGGCTGTGGGCCGAACGGCGCGGGCGCGGGGACCCGAAATGGGGCATGGTCCCGGTGGGTGTCCGACCCAGCGGTGAACTCGAGCACATCATCCTGCGCGCCAAGGACTTCGGCGGGTACGGGTTTCACTCGGTGGTGATCGGCACCTCCGGCTCCGGCAAGTCGGAGTACTTCCTGTCGCTGTGCAACGGCATCGCGCTGACGCACTCGCCGGAGACCTTCATCATCATCTTCGTCGACATGAAGTTCGAGTCCGCAGCCCAGGACCTCGAGGGGCTGCCGCACGTGGCCGGCTCGCTGTCGAACCTCGGTAAGGACGATCGGCACCTGGCCGAGCGGATGCGCAAGGCCATCAACGGCGAGATCGCCCGCCGGTACCGGCTTTTCAAGGAGGCCGGTGCCCGCGACGCCAACGAGTACGAGGAGATGCGGCTGGCCGGCCGCGACCTGGAACCCGTCCCGATCCTGCTGGTCATCATCGACGAGTACCTGGAACTGTTCCACCACCACCAGGACTGGATCGACCTGGTAATCCACATCGGGCAGGAGGGCCGCGGCTGTAACGTCTTCTTCACCCTCGGTGGGCAGCGCCTCGACCTGTCGTCGCTGAGCAAGGCCAAGAGCAACATCGCCTTCCGGGTCGCGCTGCGGGCGGAGACCGCCGAGGACTCCCGCGACGTCATCGGCAGCGATGCCGCGCTGCACCTACCCTCGCAGCAGAACGGGTATGCCCTGCTGAAGGTCGGGCCGCGCGACCTCGAGCAGTTCCGCTGCTTTTACGTGTCCGCGCCGTACGTGCTGCCCAAGAAGGCCAGTACGGCGGGCAAGACCGTCGACCTCAGCTTCCGCCAACCGCGCGCGCTGACCTGGGAGTACCAACCGTTGTCGGATGAGGACAACGCGGCGCTGGCGGTCATGGACGAGCCGGAGGAACCCGACGAGTTCCTCTATCACGCCGACGGTTTCAAGAAGAAGAAGCTGCTGGAGGTCATCCGCGACTCGCTCCTGGCCCACCCCGCCCGGCCGCCGCATCAGATCTGGCTGCCGCCGCTGGAGGAGTCCGAGTGCGCGGACGCGTTGGTCCAGCGCTTCCGGGGCCGGCCCTGGCACGTCGACTACGGGCAGAACCCCGGGCTGGTGATCCCGGTGGGCATCGTCGACATTCCCGAGGATCACGAGCAGCGGGTTCATGTGCTGGACGTGGAGATGGACAACGTCATGGTGGTGGGCACCGCCCAGCGGGGCAAGTCCTCAACGCTGATGACGTTGATGATGTCGGCATCGTTGATGTACCGGCCGGAACGGGTGACGTTCTTCTGTATCGGGGCGACGCTCTACGCGGTCGAAGACCTCCCACACGTCGCCGGAGTCGTCAGTGTGACTGACACCGAGGGAGTTTCGCGCACCATTGCCACGCTCGAGGGCCTGATCCGGGCCCGCGAGGCGGCGTTCAAGCACTACCAGATCGACATCTCCGAGTTCCGGGCGCGACGGTTCGGCGCGGCCGGGGGCGGCGGCACGGACCCGGACGACAAGTTCGGCGACGTGTTCCTGGTGGTGGACAACTTCGGTGACCTCTACGAGAAGGACATGGCGCTGGGGGACCGGGTGATCGCGCTGGCGCGGCAGGGCCTGTCCTACGGCGTGCACGTGATGACGAGCGCGACCAGCTGGCTGGTCGGACAGCGCCAGGCCCTGGTCGGAGTCTCGAACGCCCGCATCGAACTGCGGCTCAGCAACCCCGACGAGACCGCCATGAACAGCGGGATCGAGCATCGCAAGGCCGCTCGCCGGGTTCTGGACCGTCCGGGATTCGGCATCACCAAGACCAGTCACGAACTGCTGGTGGGCATTCCGGAGATCACCGGCCCCAACGGTGAGCGGGTGGGGACTCGGCAGGTCGGGCGGGTCATCGCCGGAGTGACGGGGGCCGATCGGGTTGAGCAGCTGGTTCGGCTGCCGGACCGCATCGAGTTGGGCGAGATCGTCACCGCCCACCGGGACCTGCCGGCGTCCGTCGACCCGTGGAGCATTCCCTTCGCGCTCGGGGAAACTGCGTTGCAGCCGGTCAGTCTGCAGACCCGGGTGACGCCGAACCTGCTGGTGGTCGGTCGGCAGGGCTGCGGCAAGACCTCGACGCTGGCAGCCATAGGGCAGTCGATCATGGCGACGCTGTCACCCGAGCAGGCCCAGATCGTCATCATCGACCCCAAAACCAGCCTGATCGGCAAGGTCCAGGGGCCGCACGTCCGGGCCTACGCCTATACCGCCGACGATGTGGATCAGATGCTCGAGTCGCTCGCCGCGGAGCTGCAGGACCGGCTGCCGCCGTCGGGACTCAGTCAGGAGGAGTTGCTGACCCGCACCAGCTGGGAGGGCCCGCACTACTTCGTGCTGATCGACGACGAACAGGAACTGCGGCCCAACGGCGCGGTGTTGGGGAAGCCAGCCGCCGTCGGTCCGCTGCTTCCGCTCATCGAACGCAGCCGTGAAATCGGCCTGCACGTGATCGCGTCCCGTTTGCCAGGAAACTGGGCCGGAGCATCGGCGATGAATCCGCTGCTGCAGCGCCTGACGAGTTCCCGTACGCCGACGCTGTTCATGGACAACGACCCCACCTCGGTCCGGGTCTATGCCCGGATCCCCGCCCAGCAACTGCCACCCGGCCGCGGGCAACTGGTGTCCACCGAGGGCGAGATCGAGGGAATTTTGGTGGGCCACCCCGAGCCCGGGCCACCCACCTCAGCAGAAATTGTGTCAGCACCAGCTCCGGACAGGCCTTAG
- a CDS encoding PE family protein produces MTNPLLQVTPSTVGLSSATEAGITAAQGASAGAASAALVGILEMAGDVTSIAFANALRAAGAAYVGAIAEHTAQRGMFAGAQGIAGTTFEAVEVGQRAALALRTAL; encoded by the coding sequence ATGACGAATCCGCTACTCCAGGTCACGCCATCCACGGTCGGGCTGTCCTCGGCCACCGAGGCGGGCATCACCGCGGCTCAAGGGGCCAGTGCGGGCGCAGCGTCGGCGGCCCTGGTGGGCATCCTGGAAATGGCCGGCGACGTGACGTCGATCGCCTTCGCCAATGCCTTGCGGGCTGCCGGCGCCGCGTACGTCGGGGCCATCGCGGAACACACCGCGCAGCGCGGCATGTTTGCCGGAGCGCAAGGCATCGCGGGCACCACCTTCGAGGCCGTCGAGGTCGGTCAGCGGGCGGCGCTTGCGTTGCGGACAGCGCTCTAG
- a CDS encoding PPE domain-containing protein: protein MIDPGWALRTPEQNDLLLKAAPGGLPSMSAALAAYTAEMASTEAAAGMSTANMVGLNAGFQGAASLASTATTTGLNTVAHLLFGWLAEKPPIISTAVSAFTTAYSTMVPAALCITNREEWAMYCALNAVIPVFGIPIAERDLEYYGGFWPNNARTGATYAATLTSLMPALAIPPPLTPQNAAPAMPAAAATAVAETAATTAAGDAMRASSEAAGQVASTGSNGAGSFMDVAQQALGPAQKAFETVPKAFEGILGAPTSFMQPAMSAVQGLTGMFGGSMGGANAASAAEAIRPTGAGGVPGAGLGALSGGGGGGGAAAPGSAQGLTSYVRPSSGFAPENGGRATGLRTPGLLPAGDMRAPAMAAGGGAMPLGPAGMLARSQDEGGQEQVTRARIVTEGDRTDRD from the coding sequence ATGATCGATCCGGGATGGGCGCTGCGGACGCCCGAGCAGAACGATTTGCTGCTCAAGGCCGCGCCAGGGGGTCTCCCGAGTATGAGCGCGGCCCTGGCCGCCTACACCGCCGAGATGGCGTCCACCGAAGCTGCCGCTGGGATGTCGACCGCCAACATGGTCGGGCTCAACGCCGGTTTCCAGGGCGCGGCCAGCCTGGCCTCGACGGCGACGACCACCGGCCTGAACACGGTGGCGCATCTGTTGTTCGGCTGGCTCGCGGAGAAGCCGCCGATCATTTCAACCGCCGTCAGTGCGTTCACCACCGCCTATTCGACAATGGTGCCGGCCGCGCTGTGCATCACCAACCGCGAGGAATGGGCGATGTATTGCGCGCTGAACGCCGTGATCCCGGTGTTCGGCATCCCGATCGCCGAACGGGACCTCGAGTATTACGGCGGCTTCTGGCCCAACAATGCCCGCACCGGCGCAACCTACGCGGCCACGTTGACCTCATTGATGCCGGCGCTGGCGATCCCGCCGCCGCTCACCCCGCAGAACGCCGCGCCCGCTATGCCGGCCGCGGCGGCCACCGCGGTCGCCGAGACGGCGGCCACCACGGCCGCCGGTGACGCGATGCGGGCCTCGAGCGAAGCGGCCGGTCAGGTGGCCTCGACGGGCAGCAACGGGGCGGGCTCGTTCATGGACGTTGCGCAACAGGCGCTTGGGCCAGCCCAGAAGGCCTTCGAGACCGTGCCGAAGGCCTTCGAGGGAATCCTCGGTGCGCCAACGTCTTTCATGCAGCCGGCGATGTCGGCCGTGCAGGGTTTGACCGGGATGTTCGGGGGTTCGATGGGCGGGGCGAACGCGGCCTCGGCCGCGGAGGCGATCCGTCCCACGGGCGCGGGTGGCGTGCCGGGCGCCGGTTTGGGCGCCCTGAGCGGCGGTGGTGGCGGCGGTGGTGCCGCGGCTCCGGGCTCGGCGCAGGGTCTGACGAGCTATGTGCGCCCGTCCAGCGGCTTTGCGCCGGAGAACGGTGGACGGGCAACCGGATTGCGCACCCCAGGCCTGCTGCCTGCCGGGGACATGCGCGCGCCCGCCATGGCCGCGGGCGGCGGTGCCATGCCGCTGGGTCCGGCCGGCATGTTGGCGCGTTCGCAGGACGAGGGTGGTCAGGAACAGGTGACCCGGGCGCGCATCGTGACGGAAGGGGACCGAACCGACCGGGATTAG
- a CDS encoding ESX secretion-associated protein EspG gives MLTTTVDGLLVLQVISGIEVLAPELGLRPHLPSVETKQAALEHPMAAELREQGVIDEQGVVDAPVLEWLTVIARRDVALLIHAVTPDHDGLPRRVLLARYAQWWVTIERTEHLIRIGPAGMATAEGAASSIVADQIDRLCGTNAPAQLRPVTLEADALVATVRDRDTLRRHLMDLALDADQIRLLMLAGDPSRSAQASIVAVQSGVETGTPTRAVLSTASAAIVDTPEGRVVYETVQRDGKKWFIVSPGSAKVIATAVGQLLRCLPASDDWYSYRKVV, from the coding sequence ATGCTGACCACCACGGTGGACGGATTGCTTGTCCTGCAGGTGATTTCGGGGATCGAGGTGCTCGCACCCGAGCTGGGGCTGCGCCCGCACCTGCCCAGCGTCGAAACCAAGCAGGCCGCACTCGAGCACCCGATGGCCGCCGAACTGCGCGAGCAGGGTGTCATCGACGAGCAGGGCGTCGTCGACGCTCCGGTGCTGGAATGGCTGACCGTGATCGCGCGCCGCGACGTGGCGCTGCTGATCCATGCCGTGACACCGGACCACGACGGCCTGCCGCGGCGGGTGTTGTTGGCGCGCTATGCGCAATGGTGGGTGACCATCGAGCGCACTGAGCATCTGATCCGGATCGGCCCCGCCGGGATGGCAACGGCCGAGGGCGCGGCCAGCAGCATCGTCGCCGACCAGATCGACAGACTTTGCGGGACAAACGCTCCCGCCCAATTGCGTCCGGTCACGTTGGAGGCCGATGCGCTCGTGGCCACCGTCCGTGACCGCGACACCCTGCGCCGGCACCTGATGGACCTCGCGCTGGATGCCGACCAGATCCGACTTCTCATGCTCGCCGGCGACCCCAGCCGCTCCGCCCAGGCATCGATCGTGGCGGTGCAGTCGGGCGTGGAGACCGGGACGCCCACCCGCGCGGTCCTCAGCACTGCGTCGGCCGCCATCGTCGACACTCCGGAAGGCCGCGTGGTGTACGAAACCGTGCAGCGCGACGGCAAGAAATGGTTCATCGTCAGCCCCGGCTCGGCGAAAGTCATCGCGACCGCCGTGGGGCAGCTCCTGCGGTGCCTGCCCGCCAGCGATGACTGGTATTCGTACCGAAAGGTTGTGTAA
- a CDS encoding MinD/ParA family protein has translation MTAPWNDPANSPGQEQSRHPDSASGFHRHPDSVSGSLRISDMVAPRKIPPGSGWRKFVYLMSFKTINFGESPAERHYRELRERIRRHIRKQYVIGVISGKGGVGKTTMTASIGAVFRECRPENVVAIDAAPGFGTLAGRIDETPPGDYSAVLNDTDVQGYADIREHLGQNAVGLDVLAGNRASDQPRPLVPSMFTGVLSRLRRTHNVMLVDTADDLEHPVMKAVFDACDTLVFVSGLTADTSLPVTRAIDLLRSLGYHELVSRSMVILNDSRNKYDDDARKYLVERFSQSGATVEFMPYDAHLAKGGIIDVQHELHKDTRLRLFEITAALADKYTPDADRPR, from the coding sequence GTGACGGCGCCATGGAACGATCCAGCGAATTCGCCTGGTCAGGAGCAATCGCGGCACCCCGATTCGGCGTCCGGTTTCCACCGGCACCCGGATTCGGTGTCGGGATCGTTGCGGATCTCGGACATGGTGGCGCCGCGCAAGATTCCGCCGGGCTCCGGCTGGCGCAAGTTCGTCTACCTGATGTCGTTCAAGACCATCAACTTCGGCGAGTCCCCCGCCGAGCGGCACTACCGCGAGCTGCGCGAGCGGATTCGCCGACACATCCGCAAGCAGTACGTCATCGGGGTCATCTCCGGCAAGGGTGGCGTCGGTAAGACCACCATGACCGCGTCCATCGGTGCCGTCTTCCGCGAATGCCGCCCGGAGAACGTCGTCGCGATCGACGCCGCGCCGGGATTCGGCACCTTGGCCGGACGGATCGACGAGACCCCGCCGGGGGACTACTCGGCGGTGCTCAACGACACCGACGTGCAGGGCTACGCCGACATCCGAGAGCACCTGGGGCAGAACGCCGTTGGTCTGGACGTGCTGGCCGGCAACCGCGCTTCCGATCAGCCGCGGCCGCTGGTGCCGTCGATGTTCACCGGGGTGCTCTCGCGGTTGCGTCGCACCCACAACGTGATGCTGGTGGATACCGCCGACGACCTGGAACACCCGGTGATGAAGGCAGTCTTCGACGCGTGCGACACCTTGGTGTTCGTGTCCGGTCTGACCGCCGACACCTCGCTGCCGGTGACCCGTGCCATCGACCTGTTGCGGTCTCTGGGCTACCACGAACTGGTCTCGCGCAGCATGGTCATTCTCAACGACAGCCGCAACAAATACGACGACGACGCCCGCAAGTATCTGGTGGAACGGTTCAGCCAGTCCGGCGCCACCGTCGAATTCATGCCCTACGACGCGCATCTGGCCAAGGGCGGGATCATCGACGTGCAGCACGAGTTGCACAAGGACACCCGTCTGCGGCTGTTCGAGATCACCGCGGCCCTCGCCGACAAATACACCCCGGACGCTGATCGGCCGCGCTGA
- the eccD gene encoding type VII secretion integral membrane protein EccD, whose amino-acid sequence MTKVSFPARCAVAVVCGEHLISQVYPASVPVEVFIDDIVELLDAELKRRGLGGLESGLGYELQRANGTRLEVTKTLDELGVEDGTTLVLAPAGEGDSFEPQYESLSTGLARVGKRLFEPVTAATAAHTAVAITALCAAAVLLMALRNRNAGDALLPTIVTGVFGLLLAGGAGAIARWWPQRHDLLSGFAWPAIPLLAVSAGAAAPGPIGSAHLFIAVLAVLTLTCGLMALTQRHVTVGATIVTLCALGGAVALARMWRPVPAQWLGMCGLVGLLLLVTLAPTFALWAGRIRPPHFGSITGRDLFRRSDGLPVDAVEPVADDDFEDADQPEVSPDTTPRGAEIAAAARRANQVLTGICVAAAISMPLAVWATLMPGQAKSNAAAILAMLFVFIFISRGRSFATKHQAVALVCGAATAVCLGVVKYVLAAPAESGTAVLWGALVLAGFAGLGLLAGLLVPVTRFTPLVRMLAEWLELLAIVAALPLAAWIGGLFTWVRMR is encoded by the coding sequence ATGACCAAGGTTTCGTTTCCGGCGCGGTGCGCCGTCGCGGTGGTCTGTGGTGAACACCTGATCTCGCAGGTGTATCCGGCCTCCGTCCCGGTGGAGGTGTTCATCGACGACATCGTCGAGCTGCTCGACGCGGAGCTGAAGCGGCGCGGGCTCGGCGGCCTCGAGTCGGGCCTCGGCTACGAGTTGCAGCGGGCCAACGGTACCCGGCTCGAGGTCACCAAGACGCTCGACGAGCTCGGCGTCGAGGACGGCACCACCCTGGTGCTGGCGCCCGCCGGCGAGGGCGATTCCTTTGAGCCCCAGTACGAATCGCTGTCCACCGGCCTGGCTCGGGTCGGCAAGAGGCTCTTCGAACCGGTGACCGCGGCGACCGCGGCCCACACCGCCGTGGCGATCACCGCGTTGTGTGCCGCGGCCGTCCTGTTGATGGCGCTGCGCAACCGCAACGCCGGCGACGCGTTGTTGCCGACCATCGTGACCGGCGTGTTCGGGCTGCTGCTCGCCGGCGGAGCGGGGGCCATCGCGCGGTGGTGGCCGCAGCGCCACGACCTGCTCAGTGGGTTCGCGTGGCCGGCGATACCGCTGTTGGCGGTCAGCGCGGGGGCGGCGGCTCCGGGCCCGATCGGATCGGCACATCTGTTCATCGCGGTTCTGGCGGTGCTCACTCTGACCTGCGGGCTGATGGCGCTGACTCAGCGGCATGTCACCGTCGGGGCCACCATCGTCACGTTGTGCGCGTTGGGCGGCGCGGTGGCGCTGGCCCGGATGTGGCGGCCGGTCCCGGCCCAGTGGCTGGGCATGTGCGGGCTCGTCGGCTTGCTGTTGCTGGTGACGTTGGCGCCGACGTTCGCGTTGTGGGCCGGGCGGATTCGGCCGCCGCACTTCGGCTCCATCACCGGCCGCGACCTGTTCCGCCGCAGCGACGGTCTGCCCGTGGACGCGGTCGAGCCGGTGGCGGACGACGACTTCGAGGATGCGGACCAACCGGAGGTCAGCCCGGACACCACCCCGCGCGGCGCCGAGATCGCCGCCGCTGCCCGTCGGGCCAACCAGGTCCTCACCGGAATCTGCGTGGCCGCGGCTATTTCGATGCCCCTGGCAGTGTGGGCGACGCTGATGCCGGGGCAGGCCAAGAGCAACGCCGCGGCGATCCTCGCCATGCTGTTCGTGTTCATCTTCATCAGCCGAGGTCGCAGCTTCGCGACCAAACACCAGGCCGTGGCGCTGGTGTGCGGCGCCGCGACGGCGGTATGCCTGGGCGTGGTGAAGTACGTGCTCGCGGCACCGGCCGAGTCCGGTACCGCCGTGTTGTGGGGCGCGCTGGTGCTCGCGGGATTCGCCGGACTGGGCCTGCTGGCCGGGTTGTTGGTACCGGTCACCCGGTTTACCCCGCTGGTGCGGATGTTGGCCGAATGGCTGGAACTGCTGGCGATCGTGGCTGCGTTGCCGCTCGCCGCGTGGATCGGGGGGCTGTTCACATGGGTGCGAATGCGATGA
- the mycP gene encoding type VII secretion-associated serine protease mycosin yields the protein MPPRRAQAKAPNSAGKRGRRIGSAAGALLLVAMSANMPMAQAITPPSVDPALVPADGRPGPEQPMRQSNMCAQTITVEDPNVTVTAPGFTMLNIAKAWEFSTGHGVPVAVIDTGVNPNPRLPVVAGGDYIMGGDGLLDCDAHGTVVASVIGAAPKGTPMPAPMPPRPAFPPPDGPAPVTGAPPPPDGQPAPPAPPPPPAPVTITEIRPAPPEPPPPPPPAAPASAPGSPYGDPPLNPAVPPPPPDAPDGVAGVAPHAVIIAIRQSSRAYEFVDPQPGDNEARRKAGTIASLAQAIVHAANMGAKVINISVTSCVSAADPLDQRALGAAVWYAATQKDAVIVAAAGNEGEEGCAQNPLFDPLNTDDPRDWAQVKTVSSPSWFSDYVLSVGAVDNSGAPLPKSLAGPWVSAAAPGVGIMGLSPRDGAPVNAYPPSRPGEPNTPFWGTSFSAAYVSGVAALVRAKYPELSAHQVINRIRQTSHNPPRGVDNQVGYGVVDPVAALTFNVPPGERLAPGSQSRVVVPPPPPEPPDHRARNAALIFGGAVLGAVLIASLVARARRAR from the coding sequence ATGCCGCCGCGGCGTGCGCAGGCGAAGGCACCGAATTCCGCGGGGAAACGTGGTCGCCGGATCGGCTCGGCCGCCGGCGCGCTGCTGTTGGTGGCGATGAGCGCGAATATGCCGATGGCGCAGGCGATCACGCCGCCGTCCGTCGACCCGGCGCTGGTGCCCGCGGACGGGCGGCCCGGCCCCGAGCAGCCGATGCGGCAGAGCAACATGTGCGCTCAGACCATCACCGTCGAGGACCCCAACGTGACGGTGACGGCGCCGGGCTTCACCATGCTCAACATCGCCAAGGCCTGGGAGTTCTCGACCGGCCACGGGGTGCCGGTCGCGGTCATCGACACCGGGGTGAATCCCAACCCCCGCCTGCCGGTGGTCGCCGGCGGCGACTACATCATGGGCGGTGACGGCCTGCTGGACTGCGACGCGCACGGCACCGTGGTGGCGTCGGTGATCGGTGCGGCTCCCAAGGGTACGCCGATGCCCGCGCCGATGCCGCCGCGGCCGGCCTTTCCTCCGCCGGACGGTCCCGCCCCCGTGACGGGCGCCCCGCCCCCGCCCGACGGTCAGCCCGCACCCCCGGCCCCACCCCCGCCGCCGGCGCCGGTGACGATCACGGAGATCCGTCCCGCGCCACCCGAGCCGCCGCCGCCCCCGCCGCCGGCCGCGCCGGCCAGCGCTCCCGGGTCGCCGTACGGCGACCCGCCGCTGAACCCCGCGGTGCCACCGCCGCCGCCGGATGCGCCCGACGGTGTGGCCGGCGTCGCGCCGCACGCCGTGATCATCGCGATCCGGCAATCCTCACGCGCCTACGAATTCGTCGACCCGCAGCCCGGGGACAACGAGGCGCGGCGCAAGGCAGGCACCATCGCGTCGCTGGCACAGGCCATCGTGCACGCGGCGAACATGGGCGCCAAGGTGATCAACATCAGTGTCACGTCGTGTGTTTCGGCCGCCGACCCGCTCGACCAGCGCGCCCTGGGGGCGGCCGTGTGGTATGCGGCGACCCAGAAGGACGCCGTGATCGTGGCGGCCGCGGGCAACGAGGGCGAAGAGGGCTGCGCGCAGAACCCGCTGTTCGATCCGTTGAACACCGACGATCCCCGCGACTGGGCGCAGGTCAAGACGGTGTCGTCGCCCTCGTGGTTCTCCGACTATGTGCTCTCGGTCGGCGCCGTCGACAATTCCGGTGCCCCGCTGCCCAAGAGCCTTGCCGGGCCGTGGGTTTCGGCGGCGGCTCCCGGCGTCGGCATCATGGGCCTCTCACCGCGCGACGGCGCCCCGGTCAACGCCTATCCGCCGAGCCGACCGGGTGAGCCGAACACCCCGTTCTGGGGAACCAGCTTCTCGGCCGCCTACGTCAGCGGCGTGGCGGCCCTGGTGCGGGCCAAGTACCCGGAACTGAGCGCACATCAGGTGATCAACCGGATCCGGCAGACCTCGCACAATCCGCCGCGCGGCGTCGACAACCAGGTGGGCTACGGCGTCGTCGATCCGGTGGCCGCGCTGACCTTCAACGTGCCCCCGGGGGAGCGGCTGGCCCCAGGGTCGCAGAGCCGGGTGGTGGTTCCGCCACCGCCGCCGGAGCCGCCCGATCACCGGGCCCGCAACGCCGCGTTGATCTTCGGCGGCGCGGTACTCGGTGCGGTGCTGATCGCGTCGCTGGTGGCACGGGCCAGGCGGGCCCGATGA